The following DNA comes from Ornithobacterium rhinotracheale DSM 15997.
TAGCTAAAGAAAATTGGGTAAATGTTATTCCAGAAAAGCCAGAAGTGCTCAATGTTTCGTCGGTGGGCGGTTTTCTTTTTGCTCATTATTTAAAAGATGCCAACACGCAAGTTTTTCAGTATGATTATGATGGGCGACAAATTCGCCAAATCCAATTGCCAGGGCTAGGAACAGCGAGTGGCTTTGGAGGAAAAGATAGCGAAAAAACGACTTATTTCACATTTACCAATTATATCACGCCGCCCACTATTTATCAATACGATGTGATAAGTGGAGATTTCTCGGTATACGAAAAATCAAAAGTAAAATTCAATCCAGAAGATTATGTTTCTGAGCAGGTTTTCTATACTTCAAAAGATGGAACCAAAGTCCCAATGACTATTTTCTATAAAAAAGGATTGAATAAAAATGGTAAAAATCCAACTATTTTATATGGTTATGGTGGGTTTAATATTAGTTTGACACCGTCGTTTAGCGTTGCACGAGCCGTGTGGATTCAAAACGGTGGCGTATATGCCGTAGCAAATCTGCGCGGTGGTGGCGAATATGGAAAAGAATGGCATGATGCGGGAACCAAATTGCACAAAAAAAATGTTTTTAATGATTTTATTGCCGCCGCCCAATATTTGCACCAAAATAAATACACTTCGCCAGCCTATACCGCCATCGATGGTCGTTCCAATGGTGGATTGCTCGTAGGTGCAAGCGAAACTTTGCGTCCTGATTTATTTGGGGTGGCGTTGCCAGGCGTGGGCGTGCTCGATATGCTGCGCTACCACACCTTCACGGCGGGCGCGGGCTGGGCGTACGACTACGGAACTGCTGAAGACAGCAAAGAAATGTTTGAATATTTAAAATCATATTCGCCCGTGCACAATGTGAAAAAAGGCGTTTGCTACCCAGCAACACTCGTGCTCACAGGCGACCACGACGATAGAGTAGTGCCTTCGCACAGCTTTAAATTTGCTGCCGAGCTCCAAGCTAAACAATCTTGCGGCAAACCTACGCTCATCCGTATTGAGACCAATGCAGGGCACGGTGCAGGACGCTCCACCGAGCAAGTCGTGAGCGAATACACAGATGCTTATTCATTTGCTCTTTACCAAATGGGGGTGAAGCATTTGCCGTTTAGATAATACGAGGCAAGACGATAAATACAGAATCGCAGGAAAATTGATTTTCTTGCGATTTTTTTTGTAGATTTGTTCTTATATGAAAGTTTTTTTACAATTATTTATACTTGCAATCAGCTGTTTTTCTTGCATGTCTAATCTTAGACTAGAGAGAGGAACATATACAGAGAAAATAGATGGTTTAAATATTTATTATACGATTAAAGGAACTGGACCGATAATGTTAGTTGGTCACCCTAATTCTGGTAAGATTGGATACGAATTAACTCTAAAGCCATTAGAAGAAAGATTTACAATGGTATATTATGATCCTAGGGGGACGGGGAAGTCTGAAGCTCCTTTAAACCTTAGTGATTACTCTCCTGAAAATTCTGTTAAAGAAATAGAGCTTTTAAGAAAGAAACTTAATGTTAATAAAATTTGGTTGTTTGGGCATTCTGATCAATCAGCTATAGCCCTACAGTATGCTACAAAATATCCTGAACATATTTCTGGAATGATTTTAACTGGGACAAGTTACACAGGAACTCAGCAAGAATCTATGGATAGAAGAAGAGAGTCAGAAAATAAAAGAATTGCTGAATCTGAATGGTTTAAAAAAGTTATTCAAGATTGGGATTATATGATAGAAAATAAAACTAGTGTAGATGAAAAGGGTAACGATATTTCTAGTGCTCCCCTCAAATGGTGGACTTACAATGAAGAGTCTTTTCAAAAAGTGAATCCTATTGTAAAAGAAATTTCAAAAGTTGGAAGAAGAAAACCTATTAATGGGGAGTTTTACCAAGAAACTGATGAGGAAAGAAACAAATATCTAGAAGTCCAAAAGAGTTTTAAAGATATATCGGCAAAAACCTTAATTATAAATGGGAAATACGACACCAATAACCCCGTACAATATGTCCAAAAATTACATAATGTTATACCCAATTCTACATTAGTTACTATTGATAAATCAGGACATTTTCCGTGGATTGAAGCTAGTGAAGATACATTTAAAGAAATTAATAAATGGCTAAATGAGCTTAATAATAAGTAAGTTTAGCAATTTTTGTAATTAAAACTCTTCTAAAACTATTTCGTGCAATGGTTCTGGCCATTCCGAAGTGTTTTTGCGCATTCCTGAAAGGGGGGATTTCGCTGTTTCGGTAGATGGGCAATGGGTGCTAACGATGTGGGGCGCTACCGATTTTTTGAGGTGAACCCTGGCTTTTCTACCCTTTCCATTTATCAAGACGATTATTTAATTTTTCAAACAAGATTGCGTATAGAGCGTGGTGCCCGCATGGTGTTTGATTTCTTTACCAATCAAGGTTTGTATTTGCTAAGCAAAGAGCGTTTGTACAGCGATGAATACGGCTTTGGCGAGTGGGACAATATTTGGAACAATCCGTATAATCAAGGTGGAGGGGGCGTTTATCGCGAAAATCCAAATTTCAAACAATTTATGGACAAATTGAATCAAAATACATTTGATAGCAACAAGATGCAGTTTTTGCAATCCGTGGTACCGATGAATGTTTTTACTTCTTCGGAGATTAAGCAAATCCTTAGAACATTTAGTTTTGATAAGGATAGACTAAAAGCCGCCAAATTACTTTTTGATTATTGTATCGACAAGCAGAATTTCTACGAAGTGTACGATGTCTTTACCTTTGAATACTCCAAACGGGAATTGATGGATTATCTTTCCAAACTAAGGTAATTTTGTTAATTAATTAAATCGAGTTGTTAATAAATTTAGGTTTCTCAATGGTTTTTGTGGCTTTTTAAGTTAAAATAAGTTTGGCGTTAATTGTTTTTTCTTAACTTAGTCGTAAATTAAAATTAACCCAAAAAAAACGTTATGAGTTCAAGAGAAAACAAAAATTTATTATTAAGTGGAGTAGTATTCTTCTTAGTATTTCCTTTAGGTTATGAGTTAGTAAACAGATATTTATTTAATCAAGAAAATAGTCTCCAGGACTTGTTGATTTTATCTTTAGTTTCGACAATATTCTTTGTCGGGGTCTTGTATATTTGGAGTCAAAAAAGATTAAAGAAAGAGAGCAAATAGCTCTCTTTTTTATTTGAAAGATATTCAGTTTGTTTGTAGAATTTGCGTTGTTAGATTTTCCACAAAATACAAAAAAATATGTTTATAATCTATGAGGCTTGGCGTGTAGGTTTTCAATAAAATTCCTAACTTTACGCACATAAATTTTTTGTAATAAAATCAATTTAAAAATATGTCAACATTCGTAGTAGTCGGTCTTCAATGGGGCGACGAGGGAAAAGGGAAAATCACCGATGTTTTGTCGGCTAAGTCTGATTATGTAGTACGCTTCCAAGGCGGAAACAACGCAGGACACACCGTGTATGTGGGAGACAATAAATTTGTTTTGCAATTGTTGCCTTCTGGCGTGTTGCAATGTCGCGGAAAGTGTATTCTAGGCAACGGCGTAGTGGTGGATCCTAAAGCCTTTATGGGCGAAATTGCCAAAATCGAGGAAAAAAATATGCGCACAGATCATGTGTTCATTAGCCGCAGAGCGCATGTGATTATGCCATACCACATTTTGTATGATACCTACCGTGAAGAGGCGGCAGGGAAAAGCTCCATCGGGACAACCAAAAAGGGAATTGGCCCGTGCTATGAGGATAAAGTAGCTCGTGTGGGGGTGCGTATGATTGATTTGTTAAATCCAGAAATTTTAAGAGAAAAATTAAAGAAAAATATCGAAACCAAAAATGCAATTTTTGAAAAATTGTACAATAA
Coding sequences within:
- a CDS encoding prolyl oligopeptidase family serine peptidase produces the protein MKVRNVVLAACALTACATPPKQIKQVKENVLKYPTTKKENVSYEHFGVKVQDPYRWLEDDRSAETAAWVKAENEVTNAYLAQIPFRNQLKKQLTDLWNYEKISAPSRHGDWLYFYKNDGLQAQSVLYRKKSENAKSEVFLDPNKFSKDGTTSLAGISFSKDGSLAAYQISEGGSDWRKVIVIDTNTKQQVGDILVDVKFSDPAWLGNEGFFYSSYDKPQGSELSAKTNQHKLYFHKLHTPQKTDELIFGGEKTPRRYISASITEDQRYLIISAAQSTSGNELYIKDLQNPNAEIITVLNDFSTDTRVVNSQGDELFMQTNYQAPNNRLVKANINNLAKENWVNVIPEKPEVLNVSSVGGFLFAHYLKDANTQVFQYDYDGRQIRQIQLPGLGTASGFGGKDSEKTTYFTFTNYITPPTIYQYDVISGDFSVYEKSKVKFNPEDYVSEQVFYTSKDGTKVPMTIFYKKGLNKNGKNPTILYGYGGFNISLTPSFSVARAVWIQNGGVYAVANLRGGGEYGKEWHDAGTKLHKKNVFNDFIAAAQYLHQNKYTSPAYTAIDGRSNGGLLVGASETLRPDLFGVALPGVGVLDMLRYHTFTAGAGWAYDYGTAEDSKEMFEYLKSYSPVHNVKKGVCYPATLVLTGDHDDRVVPSHSFKFAAELQAKQSCGKPTLIRIETNAGHGAGRSTEQVVSEYTDAYSFALYQMGVKHLPFR
- a CDS encoding DUF4476 domain-containing protein, with the protein product MGANDVGRYRFFEVNPGFSTLSIYQDDYLIFQTRLRIERGARMVFDFFTNQGLYLLSKERLYSDEYGFGEWDNIWNNPYNQGGGGVYRENPNFKQFMDKLNQNTFDSNKMQFLQSVVPMNVFTSSEIKQILRTFSFDKDRLKAAKLLFDYCIDKQNFYEVYDVFTFEYSKRELMDYLSKLR
- a CDS encoding alpha/beta fold hydrolase; the protein is MKVFLQLFILAISCFSCMSNLRLERGTYTEKIDGLNIYYTIKGTGPIMLVGHPNSGKIGYELTLKPLEERFTMVYYDPRGTGKSEAPLNLSDYSPENSVKEIELLRKKLNVNKIWLFGHSDQSAIALQYATKYPEHISGMILTGTSYTGTQQESMDRRRESENKRIAESEWFKKVIQDWDYMIENKTSVDEKGNDISSAPLKWWTYNEESFQKVNPIVKEISKVGRRKPINGEFYQETDEERNKYLEVQKSFKDISAKTLIINGKYDTNNPVQYVQKLHNVIPNSTLVTIDKSGHFPWIEASEDTFKEINKWLNELNNK